One region of Jatrophihabitans cynanchi genomic DNA includes:
- a CDS encoding enoyl-CoA hydratase/isomerase family protein, which translates to MTAAPVEVTRPSARVALVRIARPDVRNALNQAVLQGLEQAIRAAANEPEVRAIVLTGSGTQAFSAGADLGELAGIDARAAQRTLQSGQRTMRLIEASPVPVIAAVNGLALGGGFELVLACSFAVLADSAQLGLPEAGLGLIPGYGGTQRLSRRVGVPVAIHLMITGEWITAARAYELGLTPVPPAPVGEVVDVAVRLGERIATRGPAAVAAILFASRHGLEGSLATGLELEAGYAAIAIASEEAREGVAAFLDKRSAVFADVDRPVDLR; encoded by the coding sequence ATGACCGCGGCCCCGGTCGAGGTCACTAGGCCGTCGGCTCGAGTTGCGCTCGTCCGCATCGCGCGGCCGGACGTCCGCAACGCGCTCAACCAGGCCGTGCTGCAGGGACTGGAACAGGCGATCCGCGCCGCGGCGAACGAGCCTGAGGTTCGCGCGATCGTCCTCACCGGGTCCGGCACCCAGGCCTTCAGTGCCGGTGCCGACCTCGGCGAACTCGCGGGGATCGATGCCCGTGCGGCCCAGCGCACGCTACAGAGCGGCCAGCGGACGATGCGCCTGATCGAGGCGAGCCCGGTTCCGGTGATCGCCGCGGTCAACGGGCTCGCGCTCGGTGGTGGGTTCGAGTTGGTGCTGGCCTGTTCGTTCGCCGTTCTGGCCGACTCGGCGCAGCTGGGGCTCCCGGAAGCCGGGCTCGGGCTGATCCCGGGTTACGGCGGGACCCAGCGTCTGAGCCGGCGAGTCGGCGTACCCGTCGCCATTCACCTGATGATTACGGGGGAGTGGATCACCGCGGCGCGGGCGTACGAACTCGGGCTCACGCCCGTGCCGCCCGCGCCGGTCGGCGAGGTCGTGGACGTCGCGGTCCGGCTCGGCGAGCGGATCGCGACCCGTGGGCCCGCCGCTGTCGCCGCCATCTTGTTCGCGTCGCGGCACGGACTGGAGGGCTCGCTGGCCACCGGTCTTGAGCTCGAAGCGGGGTACGCGGCGATCGCGATCGCCAGCGAGGAGGCGCGCGAGGGCGTCGCTGCGTTCCTCGACAAGCGATCAGCGGTGTTCGCCGATGTGGACCGCCCAGTGGACCTACGATGA
- a CDS encoding MaoC family dehydratase, which produces MPGPPTDLWRGNYYDELEAGQTFHAGSVTVTDAHLVNTAGLYGDFHPFHVDDVTQASGPFGRRIAHGIFTAGLVIAPIGRIGGRAVATHLEDHVSYLAPVFVGDTIRVVIEVIDKQPKSRFGIVRFRHTGYNQHEVKVVEATTVMGHHFSAPALDHATDRVDPA; this is translated from the coding sequence ATGCCCGGTCCGCCAACCGATCTGTGGCGTGGGAACTATTACGACGAACTCGAGGCCGGCCAGACCTTCCACGCCGGCTCGGTCACGGTGACCGATGCCCACCTGGTCAACACCGCGGGGCTGTACGGGGACTTCCACCCTTTCCACGTCGACGACGTCACTCAGGCCAGTGGTCCGTTCGGCCGACGGATCGCGCACGGCATCTTCACGGCCGGCCTCGTCATCGCCCCGATCGGGCGGATCGGCGGTCGCGCCGTCGCCACCCATCTGGAGGACCACGTCAGTTACCTCGCTCCCGTGTTCGTCGGCGACACGATCCGGGTCGTCATCGAGGTGATCGACAAGCAGCCGAAGTCACGGTTCGGGATCGTGCGCTTCAGGCATACCGGCTACAACCAGCACGAGGTGAAGGTGGTCGAGGCGACGACGGTGATGGGGCACCACTTCAGCGCGCCGGCCCTCGATCACGCGACCGACCGCGTCGACCCGGCATGA
- a CDS encoding dihydrolipoamide acetyltransferase family protein, producing MTQTREFRLPDLGEGLEDGEIVEWMVKVGDPVALNQTVATVESAKALVELPSPFEGTVEDICVAAGETVPVGSVLLRIAADPADAPDPSHVRSAEAVAEPDAEPKPLVGYGSAEAPSPRRRRRVSVSSGSTSGARPDPTAGPEPPPAEPRAQSPVRALPPVRKLAKLNGVELHALAPGSGPDGRILRQDVEAAIVRSAVAATATPTPPRPTRVGFRGRYPGEVEVVRGIRKRIIAKMEDSRRTIPDASCSRDTDLTALVALRAALTEQARAEGYDVRITPFALICRATVAALRRFPTLNAAYDPAAGEIRLLDAINLGVAVDTEAGLMVANIKNAERLSVLDLAEQAALLAERCRTRAATPADLTGGTFTVNNYGSFGNDDGDPIINAPESGILGIGAIRERPWVVDGQLAVRRVARLKLVFDHRICDGGEAGRFIDHLGQLCEEPARLLLHS from the coding sequence ATGACGCAGACCCGGGAGTTTCGGCTGCCCGACCTCGGTGAGGGCCTGGAGGACGGCGAGATCGTCGAGTGGATGGTCAAGGTCGGAGACCCGGTTGCGTTGAACCAGACGGTGGCGACCGTGGAGAGCGCGAAGGCGCTCGTCGAACTTCCGTCACCGTTCGAAGGAACGGTCGAGGACATCTGCGTCGCGGCCGGCGAAACCGTCCCGGTCGGCTCGGTGTTGTTGCGAATCGCGGCCGATCCAGCAGACGCTCCCGACCCGAGCCACGTCCGCTCCGCCGAAGCAGTCGCCGAGCCGGACGCCGAACCCAAGCCGCTGGTCGGGTACGGATCGGCGGAGGCGCCGTCACCGCGACGCCGCCGGCGAGTAAGCGTGTCTTCGGGGTCAACGAGCGGTGCACGGCCTGATCCGACGGCCGGACCGGAACCACCGCCGGCGGAGCCGCGCGCCCAGTCACCGGTCCGGGCGCTGCCGCCGGTGCGGAAGCTGGCCAAGCTCAACGGCGTCGAGCTGCACGCGCTCGCGCCCGGTTCGGGTCCGGACGGCCGCATCCTGCGTCAGGACGTCGAGGCCGCCATCGTCCGTTCCGCGGTGGCCGCCACCGCGACCCCGACGCCGCCGCGACCGACTCGCGTCGGCTTCCGCGGCCGGTACCCGGGCGAGGTCGAGGTGGTGCGGGGGATCCGCAAACGGATCATCGCGAAGATGGAGGACTCTCGTCGAACGATCCCCGACGCGAGCTGTTCGCGCGACACCGACCTGACCGCTCTGGTTGCCCTTCGCGCCGCGCTCACCGAGCAGGCGCGCGCCGAGGGATACGACGTGCGGATAACGCCCTTCGCGCTGATCTGCCGCGCGACCGTCGCCGCCCTGCGCCGGTTCCCCACCCTCAACGCCGCGTACGACCCCGCGGCCGGCGAGATTCGGCTGCTGGACGCGATCAACCTCGGCGTGGCCGTCGACACGGAGGCCGGCCTGATGGTGGCGAACATCAAGAACGCGGAACGGCTCAGCGTGCTCGACCTGGCCGAGCAGGCCGCGCTGCTGGCCGAGCGGTGCCGGACCCGGGCGGCCACGCCCGCCGACCTCACCGGAGGCACGTTCACCGTCAACAACTACGGCTCGTTCGGAAACGACGACGGCGACCCGATCATCAACGCCCCGGAGTCGGGAATTCTCGGTATCGGGGCGATCCGCGAACGGCCGTGGGTTGTCGACGGCCAGCTGGCGGTGCGCCGCGTCGCGCGCCTCAAGCTCGTCTTCGACCACCGGATCTGCGACGGCGGGGAAGCCGGTCGCTTCATCGATCATCTCGGCCAGCTCTGCGAAGAGCCCGCGCGTCTACTGCTGCACAGCTGA
- a CDS encoding alpha-ketoacid dehydrogenase subunit beta yields MVQALNRALSDEMEADPDVIVLGEDVGTLGGVFRVTDQLQAKFGPHRCFDTPLAEVSIIGASIGFAIYGRRPVPEIQFDGFAHTAFEQIVSQLAKYRNKTRGTVAVPVTVRVPYGGGIGGIELHGESPESYWIHTPGLRVVTPGTTSDAYWLLRESIRCNDPVIFLEPKRRYYLREDVEFPFTGAPLDKAVVRAEGTDVTLLAYGPLVRTAMEAAAAGPADGLSIEVVDLRSLSPLDDETILTSVRKTGRCVVAHEAQRTLGVGAEIAARVSEAAFDVLQAPVLRATGFDTPYPPARIEQYWLPDAERILDRATQAMEY; encoded by the coding sequence ATGGTGCAGGCACTCAACCGCGCGCTGAGTGACGAGATGGAGGCGGACCCAGACGTCATAGTGCTCGGCGAGGACGTCGGGACGCTCGGTGGCGTGTTCAGAGTGACCGACCAACTCCAGGCGAAGTTCGGTCCGCACCGCTGCTTCGACACCCCCCTGGCCGAAGTCTCGATCATCGGAGCCTCGATCGGCTTCGCCATCTACGGGCGCCGTCCGGTCCCGGAGATCCAGTTCGACGGCTTCGCGCACACCGCCTTCGAGCAGATCGTGTCCCAGCTGGCCAAGTATCGGAACAAGACGCGGGGCACCGTGGCCGTGCCCGTCACGGTGCGTGTGCCCTACGGCGGCGGCATCGGTGGCATCGAGCTGCATGGGGAGAGCCCCGAGAGCTACTGGATCCACACACCGGGGCTGCGCGTCGTGACGCCCGGAACGACCAGCGACGCGTACTGGCTGCTGCGGGAGTCGATCCGCTGCAACGACCCGGTGATCTTCCTCGAGCCCAAGCGCCGCTACTACCTACGCGAGGACGTCGAGTTCCCGTTCACCGGGGCGCCGCTCGACAAGGCGGTGGTCCGCGCCGAGGGAACCGACGTAACCCTGCTCGCGTACGGACCGCTCGTCCGTACGGCTATGGAGGCGGCCGCGGCCGGCCCGGCCGACGGCTTGAGCATCGAGGTGGTCGACCTGCGCTCGCTCAGTCCGTTGGACGACGAAACGATCCTGACGAGCGTCCGAAAGACCGGACGCTGTGTGGTCGCCCACGAGGCTCAGCGCACGCTCGGCGTCGGTGCGGAGATCGCGGCCCGGGTGTCGGAGGCGGCCTTCGACGTGCTGCAGGCTCCGGTGCTGCGTGCGACCGGATTCGACACCCCGTACCCGCCGGCCCGGATCGAGCAGTACTGGCTGCCCGACGCCGAACGCATCCTGGACCGCGCCACGCAAGCGATGGAGTACTGA
- the pdhA gene encoding pyruvate dehydrogenase (acetyl-transferring) E1 component subunit alpha encodes MNQPLEVLEQATRHRYHVPARADLLPDEEPVRLLSPDGTLTQDERYPLDLDDHDLQQLYRYMVLGRRLDDESIKLQRQGQLAVYTSCLGQEGAQVGSAYALRRDDWIFPSYREHAVARVRDVDPVRLLHHSRGTWVSAHDPREWRFASQAVSIGTQIIQAAGLATAAQFAEDDIVVMTYFGDGATSEGVTHEGMNWASVFQAPIVFFCQNNGWAISVPVSRQLAAPTIAHRGIAYGMPGIRVDGNDVLASYAVSRVAVDRARSGGGPTLIEALTYRMEAHSTADDPTRYRGGDELAFWSAQDPLERYQLFLSARGLLDDAFVAEVAQESADMCARVRSEIYDAPHGDPAELFEHVYEGVPAHLAAQRAQLQGEIAAARGDAS; translated from the coding sequence ATGAACCAGCCGTTGGAGGTGCTCGAGCAGGCGACACGGCACCGCTATCACGTTCCCGCGCGGGCCGACCTGCTCCCCGACGAGGAGCCCGTTCGGCTGCTGTCGCCGGACGGGACCCTGACCCAGGACGAGCGCTACCCGCTGGACCTCGACGATCATGACCTGCAGCAGCTGTACCGGTACATGGTGCTCGGCCGACGACTCGACGACGAGTCGATCAAGCTGCAGCGACAGGGCCAGCTCGCCGTGTACACCTCGTGCCTCGGGCAGGAGGGCGCGCAGGTCGGCAGCGCCTACGCCCTGCGCCGGGACGACTGGATCTTTCCCTCCTACCGCGAGCACGCGGTGGCCCGCGTGCGGGACGTCGACCCGGTCCGGCTGCTGCACCACAGCCGCGGGACGTGGGTGTCGGCGCATGACCCGCGCGAGTGGCGGTTCGCGTCGCAGGCGGTGTCCATCGGCACGCAGATCATCCAGGCCGCCGGCCTCGCAACCGCCGCCCAGTTCGCCGAGGACGACATCGTGGTGATGACCTACTTCGGCGACGGGGCCACGTCCGAGGGTGTGACCCACGAAGGGATGAACTGGGCGTCGGTCTTCCAGGCTCCGATCGTGTTCTTCTGCCAGAACAACGGCTGGGCGATTTCGGTGCCGGTCAGTCGGCAGCTGGCCGCGCCGACTATCGCGCACCGCGGGATCGCGTACGGCATGCCGGGTATCCGGGTGGACGGCAACGACGTGCTCGCCTCGTATGCGGTTTCCCGAGTCGCGGTGGACCGCGCTCGCTCGGGTGGTGGCCCCACGCTCATCGAGGCGCTGACCTACCGCATGGAGGCGCACTCGACCGCCGACGACCCAACGCGTTACCGCGGCGGGGACGAGCTCGCCTTCTGGTCCGCCCAGGACCCCCTGGAGCGCTATCAACTGTTCCTCTCGGCCCGGGGTCTGCTCGATGACGCCTTCGTCGCGGAGGTCGCTCAGGAGTCGGCGGACATGTGTGCCCGGGTGCGCAGCGAGATCTACGATGCGCCCCACGGCGACCCGGCGGAGCTGTTCGAGCACGTGTACGAAGGCGTGCCCGCGCACCTGGCGGCCCAGCGGGCGCAGCTGCAGGGCGAGATCGCGGCGGCCCGAGGCGACGCGTCGTGA
- a CDS encoding TIGR03619 family F420-dependent LLM class oxidoreductase, producing the protein MRTGEFFTTIENLGFDYVVGFDHVAGAPRERFAGRNFAPYTVADPFMELIVTLAHGAAVTRRIELATGVLVLPQRQTVLAAKQLATLSELSGGRVRAGLGVGWNPAEFEGLGSDFERRGRRLDEQVPLIGALWSAELVTARGQSDNWRSIGIAPRPRHRIPLWFGGNAQATLRRTALWGDGFIPSRVDARTGAPPDVPALLRRLDAACDQFQRDRSEVGVEGRVPWSGLHAVDAQVGDWLAVGATHIALAGPDGAEDSLDRHLELAAECHQRARTVLAELPDTRSAKR; encoded by the coding sequence ATGCGCACCGGCGAGTTCTTCACGACGATCGAGAACCTCGGCTTCGACTATGTGGTCGGCTTCGACCACGTCGCCGGCGCGCCGCGGGAGCGATTCGCGGGCCGGAACTTCGCTCCATACACGGTGGCCGATCCGTTCATGGAACTGATCGTCACGTTGGCGCATGGCGCCGCGGTCACGCGGCGGATCGAGCTCGCGACGGGGGTGCTCGTGCTGCCGCAGCGTCAGACCGTGCTCGCGGCCAAGCAGTTGGCGACGCTGTCCGAGCTGTCCGGTGGCCGCGTGCGCGCGGGCCTCGGCGTGGGTTGGAACCCGGCCGAGTTCGAAGGCCTCGGGTCCGACTTCGAGCGCCGAGGGCGCCGACTGGACGAGCAGGTGCCGTTGATCGGTGCCTTGTGGTCTGCCGAGCTCGTAACCGCGCGCGGGCAGTCCGACAACTGGCGGTCGATCGGGATCGCGCCGCGCCCTCGTCATCGCATCCCGTTGTGGTTCGGCGGAAATGCGCAGGCAACGCTGCGCCGAACCGCGCTCTGGGGGGACGGATTCATCCCGAGCCGGGTCGACGCGCGCACGGGAGCTCCGCCGGACGTGCCCGCCCTGTTGCGCCGACTCGACGCGGCCTGCGATCAGTTCCAGCGCGATCGGAGCGAGGTCGGCGTGGAGGGCCGGGTGCCGTGGTCGGGCCTCCACGCGGTCGATGCTCAGGTGGGGGACTGGCTGGCCGTCGGTGCCACCCACATCGCGCTCGCCGGGCCGGACGGCGCCGAAGACTCTCTCGACCGTCATCTCGAGCTCGCGGCCGAATGCCATCAACGGGCTCGAACCGTGCTGGCTGAACTCCCCGACACTAGGAGCGCCAAGCGATGA
- a CDS encoding CaiB/BaiF CoA transferase family protein, with the protein MLASVGTRGSGAGGGRMTRRFLPLDGVRVIDLTTSYAGPIASMHLGDLGADVIKIERPGGGDDCRTWGPPFVDGVSAWFASANRNKRSLTLDVRADAGRAALDRLLATAQAMLVNVSPPKLARLRLTPDEVLAAHPRLVYCSLTGFGVDGPDSGLLGYDLIAQARSGLMSVTGELGGAPQRPSTALTDIVAAYVCALSIVAALRDVERTGRGVALDVSLLDVALNLMAPRIASYLAGEPEPRPSGATDSVLSIYRPFRAADRTIVIAIGNDAIWRRFCAAIERPDLGQDPRFGTNELRRNARSELTAVIEAVIAQRVAAEWLERFEGADVPSAAVQFLSEVVADPQVKARRSILVGDGGEQRLASIETPWRVIGGHRRADGPVPEAGQHGEQILREVGLSDDDLAALRACGAFADGRPPR; encoded by the coding sequence ATGCTCGCGTCCGTCGGTACTCGTGGCTCCGGAGCGGGCGGCGGCCGGATGACGCGCCGATTTCTCCCCCTTGACGGCGTTCGCGTCATCGATCTGACGACGTCATACGCCGGCCCGATCGCGAGCATGCACCTCGGCGACCTCGGCGCGGATGTGATTAAGATCGAGCGGCCCGGTGGCGGCGACGACTGCCGCACCTGGGGTCCACCGTTCGTCGACGGTGTGTCGGCCTGGTTCGCGAGTGCTAATCGCAACAAGCGGAGTCTGACGCTCGACGTGCGGGCCGATGCGGGCCGCGCCGCTCTGGACCGGCTATTGGCCACCGCGCAGGCCATGCTCGTGAACGTGTCGCCGCCGAAGCTCGCGCGGCTCCGGCTCACCCCGGACGAGGTACTCGCGGCCCATCCCCGGCTCGTGTACTGCTCGCTGACCGGGTTCGGGGTGGACGGTCCCGACTCGGGCCTGCTCGGCTATGACTTGATCGCCCAGGCCCGATCCGGGCTCATGAGCGTCACCGGTGAGCTCGGTGGAGCTCCCCAGCGACCCAGCACCGCACTCACCGACATCGTGGCCGCGTACGTCTGCGCCCTCTCGATCGTCGCGGCCCTGCGCGATGTGGAGCGCACCGGGCGCGGCGTTGCCCTCGACGTCTCCTTGCTCGACGTCGCACTGAACCTCATGGCCCCGCGCATCGCGAGCTACCTGGCTGGAGAACCCGAGCCGCGACCGTCCGGCGCCACCGACTCGGTGTTGTCGATCTACCGCCCGTTCCGCGCCGCGGACCGCACCATCGTAATCGCGATCGGCAACGACGCTATCTGGCGCCGCTTCTGTGCCGCCATCGAGCGCCCCGATCTCGGCCAGGACCCACGATTTGGCACCAACGAGCTGCGGCGCAACGCTCGGAGTGAACTGACAGCGGTCATCGAAGCGGTCATCGCCCAACGGGTGGCGGCCGAGTGGCTCGAACGCTTCGAGGGGGCTGACGTTCCCAGCGCGGCGGTGCAGTTCTTGTCCGAAGTCGTTGCCGATCCGCAGGTGAAGGCCCGGCGGAGCATCCTCGTCGGCGACGGCGGAGAACAGCGGCTCGCCTCGATCGAGACGCCCTGGCGGGTGATCGGCGGACACCGGCGAGCGGACGGGCCCGTACCTGAGGCGGGACAGCACGGCGAGCAGATCCTGCGGGAGGTCGGCCTCTCCGACGACGATCTCGCCGCCTTGCGTGCCTGTGGGGCGTTCGCAGACGGGCGGCCGCCACGATGA
- a CDS encoding HpcH/HpaI aldolase/citrate lyase family protein — MVDFFRSMMMTPGSNARLVAKAAAARSDCCTLDLEDGVHPDSKDVARKTVADAMAELPWGPRKRGARINHSSTPDFEHDIRAVAPSRPTYLVLAKVDDADEVERAAAILDSIPGADDVRLWTMIETAKGLQNIDRIAAAPRMQAFIFGAADFAADIRTKRNSLSQVSPLVDQPRQVELTYARGRIVASARAHGLRAIDPGCLDVHDAEATYQAALYAAQFGFDGTSVYSPRQPEHVHRAFRPEPEDLAWASDIVRAFDAAAAEGHTVVVVGGEMVDGPLVRTAQRLLGLDHELQAWDNRFR, encoded by the coding sequence ATGGTCGACTTCTTCCGCTCCATGATGATGACGCCGGGTAGCAACGCCCGCCTGGTCGCCAAGGCCGCCGCGGCTCGGAGCGACTGCTGCACCCTCGACCTCGAGGACGGCGTCCACCCTGATAGCAAGGACGTCGCGCGCAAGACGGTCGCGGACGCCATGGCGGAGCTGCCCTGGGGACCGCGCAAGCGCGGCGCCCGCATCAACCACTCGTCCACGCCGGACTTCGAGCACGACATCCGGGCCGTCGCGCCGTCCAGGCCCACCTATCTGGTGCTGGCCAAGGTCGACGACGCGGACGAGGTGGAGCGGGCCGCGGCGATCTTGGACTCGATCCCCGGAGCGGACGACGTGCGCCTGTGGACCATGATCGAGACGGCGAAGGGGCTGCAGAACATCGACCGCATCGCCGCGGCGCCCCGGATGCAGGCCTTCATCTTCGGAGCGGCTGACTTCGCCGCCGACATCCGCACGAAGCGCAACTCGCTGAGTCAGGTCTCGCCGCTCGTCGACCAGCCGCGCCAGGTCGAACTCACCTATGCACGGGGACGAATCGTGGCCAGCGCTCGGGCCCACGGGCTGCGAGCGATAGACCCGGGCTGCCTCGATGTCCACGACGCCGAAGCAACCTACCAAGCCGCGTTGTACGCGGCGCAGTTCGGCTTCGACGGCACGTCGGTCTACTCGCCGCGCCAGCCCGAACACGTGCACCGCGCCTTTCGTCCGGAGCCCGAGGACCTGGCCTGGGCGAGCGATATCGTGCGCGCCTTCGACGCCGCCGCGGCCGAAGGTCACACGGTAGTGGTAGTCGGCGGCGAGATGGTCGACGGCCCGCTGGTGCGGACGGCTCAACGCCTACTCGGCCTGGACCACGAACTGCAGGCGTGGGACAACCGGTTCCGCTGA
- a CDS encoding enoyl-CoA hydratase-related protein, which yields MSANSEYQDIVYTVDGAVATLTINRPENGNKFRRQTALELADALRRLRQDDDVRVVILTGAGDKFFCIGGEHDPLTSVGYGTVLPIIDVYQLIDSIPKPIIAAVNGFAVGGGHVLHNMCDLSIAAEHAVFRQVGPLVGSFDAGYGTWYLEDTIGRKRAKEMWLLNRKYSAEQAERMGLVNEVVPGDRLLERVREIADEIAARSPLAVGALKAAFSARHNGVAGQARMAHDQQLTLYLMSEEAKETAAAFAERRRPDSSHFLK from the coding sequence ATGAGCGCGAATTCGGAGTACCAGGACATCGTCTACACGGTCGACGGTGCGGTCGCGACCCTCACGATCAACCGGCCGGAGAACGGGAACAAGTTTCGCCGGCAGACGGCGCTGGAGCTGGCCGACGCACTACGCCGGCTGCGGCAGGACGACGACGTTCGAGTCGTCATCCTCACCGGGGCCGGCGACAAGTTCTTCTGCATCGGCGGCGAGCATGACCCCCTGACATCCGTGGGTTATGGCACGGTCTTGCCGATCATCGACGTGTACCAGTTGATCGACTCGATTCCCAAACCGATCATCGCGGCCGTCAACGGGTTCGCGGTGGGTGGCGGTCACGTGTTGCACAACATGTGCGACCTGTCGATCGCCGCGGAGCACGCGGTCTTCCGGCAGGTCGGCCCTCTGGTCGGCAGCTTCGACGCCGGCTACGGCACCTGGTATCTCGAAGACACCATCGGCCGCAAGCGGGCGAAGGAGATGTGGCTGCTCAATCGGAAGTACTCGGCCGAGCAAGCCGAGCGCATGGGCCTGGTGAACGAGGTCGTGCCCGGGGACCGACTGCTGGAGCGCGTTCGCGAGATCGCGGACGAGATCGCCGCGCGGAGCCCGCTCGCCGTCGGAGCGCTCAAGGCAGCCTTCTCCGCGCGGCACAACGGCGTCGCCGGGCAGGCGCGGATGGCCCACGATCAACAGCTGACCTTGTATCTCATGAGCGAAGAGGCGAAGGAGACCGCCGCCGCATTCGCCGAGCGGCGCCGACCCGACTCCAGCCATTTCCTCAAGTAG
- a CDS encoding 3-hydroxyacyl-CoA dehydrogenase family protein has protein sequence MTKFHHAAVLGFGTMGAGIAQVLAQAGLEVTVFDIDETRLADGRRRMSAMLDGGVARGKLDAVERDRILDTIRATTEVADLASSDLVVEAVAEVLDTKVDVLSRVAAVVGSSTVLATNTSALAVTDIAASVPGPERVAGLHFFNPVPVMGLVEVVRGLQTSGDVVTRLLALGAQLGKVAIEAPDRPGFLVNRLLMPYLNDVIQAYDDGLASAEDIDQALELGLGYPRGPLALLDLIGLDVHQHATYSAYKSTLDPQFAPPPLLRRMVAAGRLGVKSGRGFVVGTGGAR, from the coding sequence ATGACGAAGTTCCACCATGCCGCCGTTCTCGGTTTCGGCACCATGGGCGCCGGCATCGCGCAGGTGCTGGCCCAAGCGGGACTCGAGGTGACGGTCTTCGACATCGACGAGACGCGACTGGCCGACGGCCGCCGACGGATGTCGGCGATGCTCGACGGAGGGGTCGCCCGCGGCAAACTGGATGCAGTCGAGCGCGACCGAATCCTCGACACGATCCGCGCGACGACCGAAGTTGCCGACCTCGCCAGCTCCGATCTCGTCGTCGAGGCGGTTGCCGAGGTGCTCGACACCAAGGTCGACGTGCTGAGCCGTGTGGCCGCGGTCGTAGGCAGCAGCACTGTGCTGGCCACCAACACCTCCGCGCTGGCGGTGACCGACATTGCCGCATCCGTGCCCGGCCCGGAGCGGGTCGCCGGGCTGCACTTCTTCAATCCGGTGCCGGTCATGGGCCTGGTCGAGGTCGTCCGCGGTCTACAGACCTCGGGCGACGTCGTCACCAGGCTGCTCGCCCTCGGGGCGCAACTCGGCAAGGTCGCGATCGAGGCGCCCGACCGACCCGGGTTCCTGGTCAACCGACTGCTGATGCCCTACCTCAACGACGTGATCCAGGCATACGACGATGGTCTGGCCAGCGCCGAGGACATAGACCAAGCGCTGGAACTCGGACTCGGGTATCCGCGCGGACCGCTCGCCCTGCTCGATCTGATCGGCCTCGACGTCCACCAGCACGCAACCTACAGCGCATACAAGAGCACTCTCGACCCCCAGTTTGCGCCCCCGCCCCTGCTGCGGCGGATGGTTGCCGCCGGCCGCCTCGGGGTGAAGTCGGGTCGGGGATTCGTCGTCGGAACGGGAGGTGCGCGATGA
- a CDS encoding 3-hydroxyacyl-CoA dehydrogenase family protein, which translates to MFVPGTVGVIGAGTMGSGIAVVAARAGHRTVLHDVDDARVAAGIDRVHAFLARSTKLGKLSADQADQARRGLSGSTALEELSDCDVVIEAVYEDVAVKQRLFADLDDICKPDTLFHTNTSTLAVTAIAAGSVRRERVVGTHYCNPAPLMSLVEVVEGRHTSADACRRTHEFLAGVGKTTVTTKDMPGFIVNRFLIPFENNAIRLLEMNMGTVESIDKAVTQGLRYPMGPFTLLDIVGLDVHRAVSISLYEQLREPRFAPPPLVDRMIASGDLGRKSGRGFYTYDSTGHFGS; encoded by the coding sequence ATGTTCGTGCCCGGTACGGTCGGCGTGATCGGCGCCGGCACGATGGGATCCGGAATCGCCGTCGTGGCGGCCCGGGCGGGACACCGAACGGTGCTCCATGACGTGGACGACGCACGTGTCGCGGCCGGCATCGATCGCGTCCACGCCTTCCTGGCCCGAAGCACGAAGCTGGGCAAGCTGTCAGCCGACCAGGCCGATCAAGCGCGCAGGGGACTGTCGGGCTCGACGGCTCTGGAGGAACTGAGCGATTGTGATGTCGTCATCGAGGCCGTGTACGAAGACGTGGCGGTCAAGCAACGGCTCTTCGCCGACCTCGACGACATCTGCAAGCCGGATACGCTCTTTCACACCAACACCTCGACGCTGGCAGTAACGGCGATCGCGGCCGGGTCGGTCCGCCGCGAGCGAGTCGTGGGCACCCACTACTGCAATCCGGCACCGCTCATGTCACTTGTCGAGGTGGTGGAAGGACGGCACACGAGTGCCGACGCGTGCCGGCGAACTCACGAGTTCCTCGCGGGGGTCGGTAAAACGACGGTCACCACGAAGGACATGCCCGGGTTCATCGTCAACCGATTCCTGATCCCGTTCGAGAACAACGCGATCCGGCTGCTCGAGATGAACATGGGCACGGTGGAGTCCATCGACAAGGCGGTGACGCAGGGCCTGCGCTACCCGATGGGGCCTTTCACCCTGTTGGACATCGTCGGCCTGGACGTCCACCGTGCAGTGTCGATCAGCTTGTACGAGCAGTTGCGCGAACCGCGCTTCGCCCCGCCCCCACTCGTCGACCGGATGATCGCGTCCGGAGACCTGGGTCGCAAGAGCGGTAGGGGCTTCTACACGTATGACAGTACGGGCCACTTCGGTAGCTAA